From Rhodopseudomonas palustris, a single genomic window includes:
- a CDS encoding non-ribosomal peptide synthetase, producing the protein MARTVVIKEGSGSGAAPHGTVPEILQRIARRFPEAVAANSERGQITFAELDFRSNQLARLLVKRGVEVGAIVVLLTGRSIDTLIGMTAILKAGGVYMPLDLGQGLEAINSAILDARPALILTEQQALPIDGIEQRRLGDELNAARQESVEPLSLGLMPSLPAYVMFTSGSTGRPKGVVVPHRAIVRLVVDADFMTLSPATVMLHAAPLAFDASTLEIWGPLLNGGQVVIVEDAVLSVDRIAETLKRFSVNAAWFTAGLFHVMVDERPDALSGLTTLLAGGDVLSPAHVRRAMALLPDCAIVNGYGPTENTTFTCCYSVPRAGWGDGPVPIGFPISGTDVRILSDTLEPVPDGEDGQLCAGGSGLALGYLNRPELTAEKFVVDPWSDDPAARLYLTGDYVRRRSDGAIEFRGRRDRQVKVNGVRIELDGVEQALRQDPVLADAAVVLSSDRGDVKRIVAFLKPRSGDAGGDLEAGVIRRLKDQLPVQAIPSTIRIVDELPLNKNGKIDRTKLLKDLIEAEQLHGDAGYEEFSDVGVGSIVGEIWAALLGRAVDARSNLFDLGATSLQMIAAHERIQAATGLRFPVTDLFAHPSIAEFQACLDGASHRSLAIAGAARGRRQRRAMNAAYGAIDVRSHHA; encoded by the coding sequence ATGGCGAGGACCGTAGTTATCAAAGAGGGGTCTGGCAGCGGCGCGGCGCCGCACGGCACCGTTCCCGAGATCCTTCAGCGAATTGCCAGGCGTTTTCCGGAGGCCGTTGCGGCAAATTCCGAGCGTGGACAAATCACGTTCGCCGAACTCGATTTCCGGTCGAACCAATTGGCACGATTGCTTGTCAAAAGAGGCGTGGAGGTCGGCGCTATCGTGGTGCTGCTGACCGGCCGTTCGATCGATACGCTGATTGGCATGACTGCGATCTTGAAGGCGGGCGGAGTCTATATGCCCCTCGACCTCGGGCAGGGACTGGAAGCGATCAACAGCGCCATTCTGGACGCTCGGCCGGCGCTGATATTGACGGAGCAGCAAGCGCTTCCGATCGACGGGATCGAACAGCGCCGCCTTGGTGACGAATTGAATGCCGCCCGACAGGAGTCCGTCGAGCCGTTGTCCCTTGGACTGATGCCGTCGTTGCCGGCCTATGTGATGTTCACCTCGGGGTCCACCGGACGGCCTAAAGGCGTTGTGGTGCCACATCGCGCCATTGTCAGGCTGGTCGTCGATGCGGATTTCATGACGCTGTCTCCGGCGACCGTGATGCTGCATGCGGCGCCATTGGCATTCGATGCATCGACGTTGGAGATCTGGGGGCCGCTCCTGAACGGCGGACAGGTCGTCATTGTCGAAGATGCGGTGCTGTCGGTCGATCGGATTGCTGAGACGCTGAAGCGCTTCTCGGTGAATGCGGCCTGGTTCACGGCCGGTCTGTTTCATGTGATGGTCGACGAGCGGCCCGATGCGTTGTCTGGCCTGACGACCCTGCTGGCTGGTGGCGACGTTCTTTCGCCGGCGCATGTTCGTCGTGCGATGGCATTGCTGCCGGATTGCGCGATCGTCAACGGCTATGGCCCCACCGAGAACACCACGTTTACGTGCTGCTATTCGGTCCCGCGTGCCGGTTGGGGTGACGGACCGGTCCCGATCGGCTTCCCAATTTCCGGGACGGATGTGCGCATCCTGTCCGACACGTTGGAGCCCGTTCCGGACGGTGAGGATGGCCAGCTTTGCGCCGGTGGCAGCGGGCTGGCGCTGGGCTACCTCAATCGCCCGGAGCTGACGGCGGAGAAGTTTGTCGTCGATCCGTGGTCGGACGATCCCGCGGCGCGGCTCTATCTGACCGGTGACTACGTGCGTCGTCGGAGCGACGGTGCCATCGAATTCCGCGGGCGGCGGGATCGGCAGGTGAAGGTCAACGGCGTTCGCATCGAACTCGACGGCGTGGAGCAGGCGTTACGGCAGGATCCGGTGCTGGCTGACGCGGCTGTCGTGCTCTCCTCCGATCGAGGCGACGTGAAGCGAATTGTCGCTTTCCTGAAGCCGCGGTCGGGCGACGCCGGCGGTGATCTGGAGGCCGGCGTCATCCGCAGGCTCAAGGACCAGTTGCCCGTCCAGGCGATTCCGTCGACGATCAGGATCGTGGATGAGTTGCCGCTGAACAAGAACGGAAAGATCGACAGAACGAAGCTGCTGAAAGACCTGATCGAGGCCGAGCAACTGCACGGAGATGCCGGCTACGAGGAATTCTCGGACGTCGGTGTCGGATCGATTGTCGGGGAAATCTGGGCCGCGTTGCTCGGCCGGGCGGTCGACGCCAGGTCGAACCTCTTTGATCTAGGCGCCACCTCGCTTCAGATGATTGCAGCGCACGAGCGGATTCAGGCTGCGACCGGCCTGCGATTTCCGGTAACGGATCTGTTTGCACATCCCAGCATTGCCGAGTTCCAGGCTTGTCTGGACGGAGCCTCGCATCGGTCGCTCGCTATTGCCGGAGCGGCGCGTGGCCGACGGCAGAGACGCGCGATGAACGCCGCCTATGGAGCGATCGACGTTCGGAGCCATCACGCATAG
- a CDS encoding acyltransferase family protein: MSLQSLGDRLDASAGRPSGFDYMKVSLAVMVIATHSVLTSYGQAADAAMWDTPARPFLRSVLPMFFGVSGFLVAASLDRCKTLIKFFGLRAIRIFPALAVEVLLSAFLIGPMLTTLALSDYFTDKLFFLYLLNAIGEIHYLLPGVFHDNPKPDIVNAQLWTVPYELYTYGAIGLLALAGVQRYRILAPVAVVGLILFHFVARLWWHDWQYLPFNGNLPGFTLMISGIVGLSLYYYRYEIPWRWSVFWCATVVALLGMYSRYGGEYFGALVVPYVAIFLGLTTPRRLAIVRDRDYSYGMYLYGFVIQQTFAATIPAGRIWWVNILVCVPAAAILAAMSWHFVERPAQNLKSLVSSLEAQYLRIMRRPAVASGSVSVRADA, translated from the coding sequence ATGTCATTGCAATCGCTCGGAGACCGCCTTGATGCAAGTGCCGGACGCCCTTCCGGCTTCGACTATATGAAGGTCTCGCTCGCCGTGATGGTGATCGCGACGCACAGCGTTCTGACGAGCTATGGACAGGCCGCGGACGCGGCGATGTGGGATACGCCAGCGCGTCCATTTCTCCGCTCGGTACTTCCGATGTTCTTCGGAGTCAGCGGGTTCCTGGTCGCCGCCAGCCTCGACCGCTGCAAGACCCTCATCAAATTCTTCGGCCTTCGGGCAATCCGGATATTTCCGGCCCTCGCCGTCGAAGTCCTGCTGTCCGCCTTCCTCATCGGACCGATGCTGACGACGCTGGCATTGAGCGACTATTTCACGGACAAATTGTTCTTTCTCTACCTCCTCAACGCAATTGGCGAGATCCACTACCTCCTTCCGGGCGTCTTTCACGACAACCCCAAGCCGGATATCGTGAATGCTCAGCTTTGGACTGTCCCTTACGAATTGTACACCTACGGGGCGATCGGGCTCTTGGCGCTGGCCGGCGTTCAGCGATATCGCATCTTGGCGCCGGTCGCGGTCGTTGGCCTCATCCTGTTTCACTTCGTGGCCCGGCTGTGGTGGCACGACTGGCAATACCTGCCGTTCAACGGCAACCTGCCCGGCTTCACCTTGATGATCTCTGGGATCGTCGGGCTATCGCTCTACTACTACCGCTACGAGATCCCGTGGCGATGGTCCGTGTTTTGGTGCGCGACGGTCGTCGCTCTCCTCGGGATGTATTCCCGTTACGGCGGTGAGTATTTCGGCGCGCTGGTCGTTCCCTACGTCGCGATCTTCCTCGGCCTTACGACGCCGCGGCGCCTCGCGATCGTTCGCGATCGCGATTACTCGTACGGGATGTACCTCTATGGATTTGTGATCCAACAGACCTTTGCGGCCACGATTCCGGCCGGCCGTATCTGGTGGGTCAATATCCTGGTGTGCGTTCCGGCCGCGGCGATCCTCGCTGCAATGTCATGGCACTTTGTCGAACGCCCTGCTCAAAACTTGAAATCCTTGGTCAGTTCTCTCGAGGCACAGTATCTCAGGATCATGCGCCGCCCGGCGGTGGCTTCCGGCAGTGTTTCCGTACGCGCGGATGCCTGA